Proteins from one Syntrophaceae bacterium genomic window:
- a CDS encoding PAS domain S-box protein: protein MKTDALYNSRITKNYVEYLKKHHPAVDVHALLEYAGMTPYQIEDGGHWFTQNQVDRFHEAITMAIPDPDISREAGRFSALSAAAGDVQQYALSFVNPSIAYRMLSRIFTRASRACLVSTKNLGKQQIEITVRLKPGVIEKPYQCDNRLGTLEAIGRLFTDKFAQIDHDTCVHKGGDACRYVVSWEVSPSHLWKQLRNASLLVGAALAAVLFFFMEETEWVVFTLSAITIVSLLSLGLERVEKTEVETALKKKGERTGELLDRINTSYNNTLLVNEIGQATASILNTKDLLRSVMNSMERLLDFDRGLVLLANPERTRLLYADGYGYNTDESWFLRNTAFHLDKPGSKGPFIVSFKEQKPFLVDNVEQIRPELSAKSYEYARFMGVKAFACVPILYEGRAEGILAVDNFRSQRTMSQSDLNLLQGIAPQIGISINRVRDIEKIRESEERFRTLGENAPDIIYTLDSEGTYTYVNPAWETLLGHKIGEVVGKSFSDFVSTEEVSSYSRIFRRIREKGETVKSEMARIIGRDGSERLFSISACPNADSSGQLTGIVGTMKDMTALEKSHATLQAALQSTIKAISDIVESRDPYTAGHQRHVRELSAAIAEEMGLSDERIQGLQMAALIHDIGKMQIPAEILSKPGRLSAIEMSLIQTHPDVGFRVLRNIEFHHPVAQIVHQHHERFDGSGYPGMLSGNEILLEARILAVADVVEAMMNHRPYRPALGIEKALDEIVANRGTYYDPEVADACLRLFREKSFVLK from the coding sequence ATGAAAACGGATGCGCTTTACAATAGCAGAATCACCAAGAATTATGTGGAGTACCTCAAAAAGCACCATCCTGCGGTGGACGTCCACGCCCTCCTTGAATATGCGGGAATGACCCCTTATCAGATCGAGGACGGCGGGCACTGGTTCACCCAGAATCAGGTGGATCGCTTCCACGAGGCCATCACCATGGCGATCCCGGATCCCGACATATCCCGGGAGGCCGGCCGTTTTTCCGCTCTCTCCGCCGCGGCCGGGGACGTTCAGCAGTATGCATTGAGTTTCGTGAATCCATCCATCGCCTACCGGATGCTCAGCAGGATCTTCACCCGGGCCTCCCGGGCCTGTCTTGTCTCCACGAAAAACCTGGGAAAGCAGCAGATCGAGATCACGGTCAGACTCAAGCCGGGGGTCATCGAAAAGCCTTACCAGTGCGACAACCGGCTCGGCACCCTGGAGGCCATCGGCCGGCTGTTCACCGACAAATTCGCCCAGATCGACCATGATACCTGCGTCCACAAGGGAGGGGATGCCTGCCGTTACGTCGTCTCCTGGGAGGTTTCCCCCAGCCATCTGTGGAAACAGCTGCGGAATGCATCTCTTCTCGTCGGGGCGGCACTGGCGGCGGTTCTTTTCTTCTTCATGGAAGAAACCGAATGGGTTGTATTCACCCTCTCGGCCATCACCATCGTATCCCTGCTGTCCCTGGGCCTGGAGCGGGTGGAAAAAACGGAAGTCGAAACGGCTCTCAAGAAAAAGGGAGAGCGAACCGGGGAACTTCTGGACCGGATCAACACGAGCTACAACAATACACTCCTGGTAAACGAAATCGGGCAGGCGACCGCCAGCATCCTCAACACGAAGGATCTTCTCCGTTCCGTCATGAACTCCATGGAAAGGCTCCTGGACTTCGACCGAGGTCTTGTGCTTCTGGCAAATCCGGAAAGGACGAGGCTCCTGTACGCCGACGGATATGGCTACAACACCGATGAGTCGTGGTTCCTGAGAAATACGGCCTTCCATCTGGACAAGCCCGGCTCGAAAGGCCCCTTCATTGTTTCCTTCAAGGAACAGAAGCCGTTCCTCGTCGACAACGTCGAGCAGATCCGCCCCGAACTCTCCGCCAAGAGCTATGAATACGCTCGCTTCATGGGCGTCAAGGCCTTCGCCTGCGTGCCCATCCTGTATGAAGGCCGTGCGGAGGGGATCCTGGCGGTGGATAACTTTCGTTCCCAGCGCACCATGAGCCAGAGCGACCTGAATCTGCTCCAGGGGATCGCCCCGCAGATCGGCATCAGCATCAACCGGGTTCGGGATATTGAAAAAATCCGGGAAAGCGAGGAACGCTTCCGGACCCTCGGTGAAAACGCCCCCGACATCATCTACACCCTGGACTCGGAAGGGACCTATACCTACGTGAATCCGGCCTGGGAAACCCTGCTTGGACACAAAATCGGGGAAGTGGTGGGGAAATCCTTCTCCGATTTTGTGAGCACGGAGGAAGTTTCTTCTTATTCCAGGATTTTCAGGAGAATCCGGGAAAAAGGGGAAACGGTGAAGAGCGAAATGGCGCGCATCATCGGCCGGGACGGGTCGGAACGGCTTTTCAGCATCAGCGCCTGTCCCAACGCGGACTCCTCGGGGCAGCTGACGGGAATCGTGGGGACGATGAAAGACATGACGGCCCTCGAGAAGAGCCATGCAACGCTGCAGGCGGCCCTGCAAAGCACGATCAAGGCCATCTCGGACATTGTCGAATCCAGGGATCCCTACACGGCCGGCCATCAGCGCCACGTTCGGGAACTGTCGGCGGCGATAGCGGAAGAAATGGGTCTCTCGGACGAACGGATCCAGGGGCTCCAGATGGCGGCCCTGATCCACGATATCGGCAAGATGCAGATTCCCGCGGAGATCCTGAGCAAACCGGGCCGGCTCAGCGCCATCGAGATGAGCCTTATCCAGACCCATCCGGACGTCGGCTTCCGGGTTCTCCGGAACATCGAGTTCCATCACCCGGTGGCTCAAATCGTCCACCAGCATCACGAACGGTTTGACGGCTCCGGCTATCCGGGAATGCTCTCCGGGAATGAAATTCTCCTGGAGGCAAGAATCCTGGCGGTGGCCGACGTGGTGGAGGCAATGATGAACCACCGCCCCTACCGACCGGCTCTGGGCATCGAAAAGGCTCTCGACGAAATCGTCGCGAACCGCGGGACGTATTACGACCCGGAAGTCGCGGACGCCTGCCTGCGTCTCTTCCGGGAGAAGTCTTTTGTCCTCAAGTAA
- a CDS encoding PilZ domain-containing protein: protein MIETTVDHPSEKNPVETGHRSAVSLSSWIFRNEFLQRKRSTEKLSANQLINIINLHHFKGAPLQVHLRDDRYGEDFLADAFPECCQDRVVTCRWQGDPPSGNEHLRLLNLLIPDGQSVILVPVSEVISADGHFTIQIPEKGLAIGKRCARRHRAPVEIAAEITQAGFTARGNLLDFSAQAFRILARTESPDSFHWFHPDRPILTRLSINGDIVYSGSCRCIRHTSGTRSREMVLTAMEEPPPRTRTKPKRSFRHQMKPSAYITFQHPLSGERIQRDIHDLSLTGFSVFERADDAVLLQGMVLPQVQIHFPGGAVITPRARIAYRHVKGSRVLCGLAFLDMDIQEYKRLSHILTNMTDSHLFVSHEPDLEALWSFLFQTGFLYPKKYRMIQEYREQFKETYRKLYCDHPEIAEHFLYQEDGVIYGHLSMVKAYERSWMVHHLAARRKGSLRVALAMLKLIVNYFEGIHRLPSVRMDHLTFYFRPENRFPNMVGDFAKAMKEPRACSQDIFAFIEFPTHDESLGGLPPGWTLEALSPALRRSLESFYRHSSGGLLMDVLNASPGEKDPSVEEIYRRNGMMRRISTHALLYDGQMKAALWRNESDLGLNLSELLNGFKVFMLDPAGTPWNVLRAAVGQLTEVYDIPKVPVLIYPASYPAEQGIKQDKQYALWIMDVQYGRAFIDYMERKIQRSKPLLALLQWAQKMIQR, encoded by the coding sequence GTGATCGAAACGACAGTCGATCATCCCAGTGAGAAAAACCCGGTGGAAACCGGCCATCGGAGCGCGGTTTCCCTGTCGTCCTGGATTTTCCGCAACGAGTTCCTGCAACGAAAGCGTTCCACCGAAAAACTTTCCGCCAACCAGTTGATCAACATCATCAACTTGCATCATTTCAAGGGCGCCCCCCTGCAGGTTCATCTTCGGGACGACCGGTACGGAGAGGATTTCCTGGCGGACGCCTTTCCGGAATGCTGCCAGGACCGGGTCGTCACCTGCCGATGGCAGGGCGATCCCCCTTCCGGGAACGAGCATCTCCGGCTCCTCAACCTCCTCATCCCCGACGGTCAGTCCGTCATCCTGGTCCCCGTCTCGGAGGTCATATCCGCCGACGGGCATTTTACCATTCAAATCCCTGAAAAGGGCCTCGCCATCGGGAAGCGTTGCGCCCGGCGGCACCGGGCTCCGGTGGAAATCGCCGCCGAGATCACCCAGGCCGGCTTCACCGCCCGGGGGAATCTCCTTGATTTCAGCGCTCAGGCCTTCCGCATCCTGGCCCGGACGGAGTCTCCGGATTCCTTTCACTGGTTTCATCCGGACCGGCCGATCCTGACCCGTCTATCCATCAACGGCGACATCGTTTATTCCGGTTCCTGCCGGTGCATTCGGCATACGTCGGGAACCCGGTCCCGGGAAATGGTTCTGACAGCCATGGAGGAACCGCCGCCCCGCACCCGGACAAAGCCGAAACGAAGCTTCCGCCACCAAATGAAGCCCTCGGCGTACATCACATTCCAGCACCCCCTGTCGGGAGAACGGATCCAGCGGGATATTCACGATCTTTCCCTGACGGGTTTTTCCGTCTTCGAGCGTGCGGACGACGCGGTTCTCCTCCAGGGAATGGTCCTGCCCCAGGTGCAGATCCACTTTCCCGGCGGAGCCGTCATTACTCCCCGGGCAAGGATTGCCTACCGTCACGTAAAAGGATCCCGGGTGCTGTGCGGGCTGGCCTTCCTGGACATGGACATACAGGAATACAAGCGGTTGAGCCACATCCTGACCAACATGACGGATTCGCACCTCTTCGTCTCCCACGAACCGGACCTGGAGGCCCTGTGGAGCTTCCTGTTCCAGACCGGATTTCTTTACCCGAAGAAGTACCGGATGATCCAGGAATATCGTGAGCAGTTCAAGGAGACATACAGGAAGCTCTACTGCGATCATCCGGAAATCGCCGAGCATTTCCTCTACCAGGAGGACGGCGTCATCTACGGTCACCTTTCGATGGTCAAGGCCTATGAACGGTCATGGATGGTCCATCACCTGGCGGCGAGGCGCAAGGGGTCTCTCCGGGTGGCCTTGGCCATGCTCAAACTGATCGTCAATTACTTCGAGGGCATCCATCGGCTCCCCTCTGTAAGGATGGACCATCTCACTTTCTACTTCCGGCCGGAGAACCGTTTCCCGAATATGGTGGGGGACTTTGCCAAGGCCATGAAAGAACCCCGGGCCTGCTCCCAGGATATCTTCGCCTTCATCGAATTTCCCACGCACGACGAAAGCCTGGGCGGCCTTCCCCCGGGATGGACGCTGGAAGCGCTGTCTCCCGCCCTGCGGAGGAGCCTGGAGAGCTTCTACCGTCACTCCTCCGGAGGACTGCTGATGGATGTGCTGAACGCCTCGCCCGGAGAGAAGGACCCCTCGGTCGAGGAGATCTACCGGAGAAACGGGATGATGCGACGCATCTCGACGCACGCGCTCCTCTACGACGGGCAGATGAAGGCCGCCCTCTGGAGGAACGAATCGGACCTGGGATTGAACCTGTCGGAGTTGCTCAACGGTTTCAAGGTTTTCATGCTGGATCCGGCCGGCACACCCTGGAACGTTCTCCGGGCCGCCGTCGGACAGCTGACCGAGGTATACGACATCCCCAAGGTGCCGGTCCTGATCTACCCGGCATCCTATCCGGCGGAGCAGGGAATCAAGCAGGACAAGCAATATGCCTTGTGGATCATGGACGTCCAGTACGGACGCGCCTTCATCGACTACATGGAACGCAAGATTCAACGAAGCAAGCCGCTTCTGGCGCTGCTTCAGTGGGCCCAGAAAATGATACAGAGATGA
- a CDS encoding hydrolase yields the protein MGFTIQAGAFARVENAVRLTEGLRRQGLDATYFKAREGLYKVRFGNFKTREAARDRAELLKRSGVIEEFYVVAPEDYTVARRQALGDAYLREELVNTASSFIGVPYLWGGTSSDTGFDCSGLAMTVYQLNGLDLPRSSREQFEDGNAVALEDLQKGDLVFFATSGNGKVSHVGIYAGEDVFIHAPGKGKTIRRESLARDYYRKRFLGGRSYL from the coding sequence ATGGGATTCACCATTCAGGCCGGGGCGTTCGCCCGCGTGGAGAACGCCGTCCGGCTGACGGAAGGCCTCCGGCGCCAGGGTCTCGATGCGACGTATTTCAAGGCCCGGGAAGGGCTCTACAAGGTCCGCTTCGGGAATTTTAAGACCCGGGAGGCAGCCCGCGACCGCGCTGAACTGCTGAAGCGTTCGGGTGTGATCGAGGAGTTCTATGTCGTTGCCCCCGAGGATTACACGGTGGCCAGGAGACAGGCCCTGGGGGACGCCTACCTGCGGGAAGAGCTTGTGAATACGGCCTCGAGTTTCATCGGGGTTCCGTACCTGTGGGGAGGGACCTCGTCCGATACAGGGTTCGACTGCAGCGGACTCGCCATGACGGTTTACCAGCTCAACGGACTGGATCTCCCCCGGTCCTCGCGTGAACAGTTCGAGGACGGCAACGCGGTGGCGCTGGAAGATCTCCAGAAGGGGGACCTGGTTTTCTTTGCCACTTCCGGAAACGGCAAAGTGTCCCATGTCGGGATATATGCCGGGGAGGATGTGTTCATCCACGCCCCCGGCAAGGGGAAAACGATCCGCCGCGAGTCCCTGGCAAGGGATTATTACCGCAAGCGGTTTCTCGGCGGCCGGTCATACCTGTAG
- a CDS encoding OsmC family protein: MAIHPFRAESVLGEGMAVENAARGFTVTADEPKTMRGTDTGMNPVEMLLCALGSCLCITARYLARPSGIDLQEFRVSMEGSLDPDGFIRGKEGVRSGYQEIRLNMTIRSSSPRDKVETFLDLVKARCPVSDSLLQGVPIRTGGEILEGEISR; the protein is encoded by the coding sequence ATGGCGATACATCCATTTCGGGCCGAGTCGGTCCTGGGAGAAGGGATGGCGGTTGAGAACGCCGCGCGGGGCTTTACCGTGACGGCGGACGAGCCGAAGACGATGAGAGGGACCGACACGGGCATGAACCCGGTGGAGATGCTCCTGTGTGCCCTGGGATCCTGCCTGTGCATCACGGCGCGGTATCTGGCCCGTCCCTCCGGGATCGACCTTCAGGAGTTCCGCGTCTCCATGGAGGGGTCCCTGGACCCGGACGGATTCATCCGCGGAAAGGAAGGCGTGCGTTCGGGGTATCAGGAAATCCGCTTGAATATGACCATCCGCTCGTCTTCTCCCCGGGATAAGGTCGAGACCTTCCTGGATCTTGTCAAGGCCCGCTGTCCCGTCAGCGACAGCCTGCTGCAGGGGGTACCGATCCGTACAGGGGGGGAAATCCTCGAAGGGGAAATTTCCCGTTGA
- a CDS encoding ATP-binding cassette domain-containing protein, with protein MLELKNVVFSVEDGPNENGGNGGIRRIIDGIDYTFQKGKFYAITGPNGSGKTTLAKLIMGINPVTDGSILFDGKNITGCSITDRAKAGISYSFQQPARFKGITFRDLLSIASGTDEEIQLLALLRRVGICSLSFLDKPVDSKLSGGEIKKIELATTIARNPKVAIYDEPDTGIDLWTIGPMVNLLKREQAEHGTTTLVVSHNRAFLEVADVVLIINGGRFAYEGDLKGALPLLSDMSICNYKACVRIDDVGCFR; from the coding sequence ATGCTGGAACTGAAAAACGTTGTCTTTTCCGTGGAAGACGGTCCCAACGAAAATGGAGGGAACGGCGGCATCCGCCGCATCATCGACGGGATCGATTATACATTCCAAAAAGGGAAATTCTACGCCATCACCGGTCCCAACGGGAGCGGAAAAACGACGCTGGCGAAACTCATCATGGGCATCAATCCCGTAACGGACGGCTCCATCCTGTTCGACGGGAAGAACATCACCGGCTGCTCCATCACGGACCGTGCAAAGGCCGGGATATCTTACAGCTTTCAGCAGCCCGCCCGATTCAAGGGGATCACCTTCCGGGACCTTCTGTCCATCGCCTCCGGTACGGACGAGGAAATCCAGCTCCTGGCCCTGCTGCGACGCGTGGGAATCTGTTCCCTGTCGTTCCTGGACAAGCCGGTGGACTCCAAGCTCTCCGGCGGGGAAATCAAAAAGATCGAACTGGCCACGACGATTGCCCGGAACCCGAAGGTGGCCATTTACGACGAGCCCGATACGGGGATCGACCTGTGGACCATCGGACCGATGGTGAACCTCCTCAAGCGCGAGCAGGCGGAGCATGGAACGACCACGCTGGTGGTGAGTCACAACCGGGCCTTCCTGGAGGTTGCCGACGTGGTCCTCATCATCAACGGCGGCCGCTTCGCCTATGAGGGGGACCTGAAGGGAGCGCTTCCCCTCCTGAGCGACATGAGTATCTGCAATTACAAGGCATGCGTGAGAATCGACGATGTTGGATGTTTTCGATAA
- a CDS encoding SufD family Fe-S cluster assembly protein, with amino-acid sequence MLDVFDKDLLKTVADLEGLPKGAYNIRKNGRLLAREVSANIQIESLEDNRGIVVTIKPGTVNESVHIPVILSQAGLNDVVYNRFIIGEKSDVTIIAGCGIHCGGPDPEGHEGLHEFQVGRKARVRYVEKHYATGPGRGKRSLNPSTRMVLAEGAHAEMELTQIGGVDEANRVNDAVLGPGSVLLVTERVMTEGSQRAVSRNSLILEGDDSRANLVSRSVIKDDSVQDFFATLEARARCFGHIECDAILIGNGRNETIPSLKAFHPEAELTHEASIGKIANDQLMKLMSLGLSYEEAVNRIIQGFLR; translated from the coding sequence ATGTTGGATGTTTTCGATAAAGATTTGCTGAAGACGGTGGCGGACCTGGAGGGGCTTCCGAAGGGGGCCTACAACATCCGGAAGAACGGGCGGCTGCTGGCCCGGGAAGTCTCGGCCAACATCCAGATCGAGAGCCTCGAGGACAATCGGGGCATCGTCGTCACCATCAAGCCCGGAACGGTGAACGAGTCGGTTCATATCCCCGTGATCCTCAGCCAGGCGGGCCTGAACGATGTTGTCTACAACCGCTTCATCATCGGCGAGAAGTCCGACGTGACGATCATCGCCGGCTGCGGGATCCATTGCGGCGGGCCCGACCCGGAGGGCCACGAGGGGCTCCACGAGTTCCAGGTGGGACGGAAGGCCAGGGTCCGCTACGTGGAGAAGCATTATGCCACCGGCCCCGGCCGGGGAAAGCGGTCGCTGAATCCGTCGACCCGGATGGTGCTGGCCGAAGGGGCCCATGCGGAGATGGAACTCACGCAGATCGGCGGCGTCGACGAGGCGAACCGCGTCAATGATGCCGTGCTGGGACCCGGCAGCGTGCTTCTGGTGACCGAACGGGTCATGACGGAGGGGAGCCAGCGGGCCGTCTCGCGGAATTCCCTGATTTTGGAAGGGGACGACAGCCGGGCGAACCTCGTTTCGCGATCCGTCATCAAGGACGATTCAGTGCAGGACTTCTTCGCTACCCTGGAGGCGAGGGCCCGGTGCTTCGGCCACATCGAATGCGACGCCATCCTCATCGGCAACGGCCGGAACGAGACGATTCCTTCCCTGAAGGCCTTTCATCCGGAGGCGGAGCTGACCCACGAGGCCTCCATCGGCAAGATCGCCAACGATCAGCTCATGAAGCTCATGAGCCTGGGATTGAGTTACGAAGAGGCCGTCAACCGCATCATCCAGGGGTTCCTGCGCTGA
- the rfbB gene encoding dTDP-glucose 4,6-dehydratase has translation MAFENLLVTGGCGFIGSNFIRFLLERKDFTGRIVNVDKLTYAGNPDNLAGVAEQYPGRYVFEHGDVCDAARLEELFDRYGIDAVCHFAAESHVDRSIRRPESFIHTNILGTFQLLERAKARGSSFRLFHHVSTDEVYGSLGPKGLFTEDMPYRPNSPYSASKAASDHLVRAYSETFGLPATISNCSNNYGPYQFPEKLIPLMVLNGLEGKALPVYGDGRNVRDWLYVEDHCEAIWLIMREGRRGETYNIGGNAEMENIAIVRLICALLDELAPAEGGGSRERLISYVADRPGHDRRYAIDFSKLARELGWQPRQSFAEGLRKTVAWYLGNQPWIEGIRTGAYRSWIEEHYGKEA, from the coding sequence ATGGCTTTCGAAAATCTCCTGGTCACGGGAGGATGCGGATTCATCGGAAGCAACTTCATCCGCTTTCTCCTGGAACGGAAGGATTTTACCGGCCGCATCGTCAACGTCGACAAGCTCACCTATGCGGGCAACCCGGACAATCTGGCGGGGGTCGCGGAACAATACCCCGGCCGCTATGTCTTCGAGCACGGCGATGTCTGCGACGCAGCGCGCCTGGAGGAGCTCTTCGACCGGTACGGTATCGATGCTGTCTGCCATTTCGCCGCCGAGTCGCATGTGGACCGGTCCATCCGCCGTCCCGAGAGTTTCATCCATACGAACATCCTGGGGACCTTCCAGCTCCTGGAGCGGGCCAAGGCCCGCGGGTCTTCGTTCCGGCTCTTTCATCACGTAAGCACCGATGAAGTCTACGGCAGCCTCGGCCCGAAGGGGCTCTTCACCGAGGACATGCCCTATCGTCCCAACAGTCCCTACTCGGCATCGAAGGCCGCCTCGGACCACCTGGTCCGGGCTTATTCCGAGACCTTCGGCCTTCCCGCGACGATCTCCAACTGCTCCAACAACTACGGCCCCTACCAGTTCCCGGAGAAGCTGATCCCCCTGATGGTCCTCAACGGCCTGGAGGGCAAGGCCCTTCCGGTTTACGGCGACGGCCGGAACGTCCGGGACTGGCTGTACGTGGAGGACCACTGCGAGGCCATCTGGCTGATCATGCGGGAGGGGAGGCGGGGGGAGACGTACAACATCGGCGGTAACGCGGAAATGGAGAACATCGCCATCGTCCGCCTGATCTGCGCCCTCCTCGACGAACTGGCGCCGGCGGAAGGAGGGGGATCCCGGGAGCGGCTGATCTCGTATGTCGCGGACCGTCCGGGCCACGACCGCCGCTACGCCATCGATTTTTCAAAACTGGCCCGGGAACTCGGCTGGCAGCCCCGCCAGTCCTTCGCGGAGGGACTGCGAAAGACGGTGGCCTGGTACCTGGGGAACCAGCCGTGGATCGAAGGGATCCGGACCGGCGCATACCGGTCCTGGATCGAGGAGCATTACGGGAAAGAAGCCTGA
- a CDS encoding SDR family oxidoreductase, whose product MDLGLKNRVAAVAGGSMGLGLAVAKALGREGARLAIGALDDPALPAAAEEIRKETGAEVLAVAADVSDPEQAKAFVSKTVERYGTLDILVNNAGGPPSVPFLEIDDGMWERGFHLNLLSTIIMTREAIPVMKEKRWGRVINMTSISVKQPIDGLILSNTIRSGVIGLAKSLSNELAPFNVTVNSVCPGYTLTERVRSLSRTVAEKTGTTPEAVIAKWEADIPMKRLGTPEEFAALVAFLASESAGYITGAAIQIDGGWYKGVM is encoded by the coding sequence ATGGATTTAGGATTGAAGAACCGGGTGGCCGCTGTGGCCGGAGGAAGCATGGGCCTGGGGCTTGCGGTGGCGAAGGCACTGGGACGGGAAGGCGCCCGCCTGGCCATCGGCGCCCTCGACGACCCCGCCCTGCCGGCGGCGGCGGAAGAAATCCGCAAGGAGACGGGAGCCGAAGTCCTGGCCGTGGCGGCGGACGTGTCCGATCCCGAACAGGCGAAGGCTTTTGTCAGCAAGACCGTCGAACGTTACGGCACGCTGGACATCCTCGTGAACAACGCCGGGGGACCGCCGTCGGTGCCCTTCCTGGAGATCGACGACGGGATGTGGGAGCGGGGCTTCCACCTGAACCTGCTGTCCACCATCATCATGACCCGGGAGGCCATCCCGGTCATGAAGGAGAAGCGGTGGGGACGCGTCATCAACATGACCTCCATCTCCGTGAAGCAGCCCATCGACGGCCTGATCCTGTCGAACACGATCCGCTCCGGCGTCATCGGCCTGGCCAAGTCCCTCTCCAACGAGCTGGCGCCGTTCAACGTCACGGTGAACAGCGTCTGTCCCGGCTATACGCTGACGGAGCGCGTCCGGAGCCTTTCCCGGACCGTCGCCGAAAAAACCGGCACGACACCCGAGGCGGTCATCGCCAAGTGGGAGGCGGACATCCCCATGAAGCGGCTGGGGACGCCGGAGGAGTTCGCGGCCCTGGTGGCCTTCCTGGCCTCCGAGTCCGCCGGCTACATCACCGGTGCGGCCATCCAGATCGACGGGGGATGGTACAAGGGGGTCATGTAG